The Lathyrus oleraceus cultivar Zhongwan6 chromosome 5, CAAS_Psat_ZW6_1.0, whole genome shotgun sequence genome includes the window TCTTTATCTTTATTATAAGAGATAATTTATTTTTTAGATTTATTGAATAATCGATATATTATTTTATCTCTctattaaaaaaatatgaatttgTAAAGCCTTTATTTAGTAAACCGATCTAAATAATTAAAAAAACTACTATGGACCCATCAGATATAATTTTTAACTTGTTAAATGAGCCTCCACTGAAAATATTGAAAATGACCATTGATTATTGTAATCCAATATATATCTATGATACAACAAATTCTATAGAATGTATTTTTTTTCCTTCAAAATTTTGGCAATTGCACAAAAGATTATCATATACGTTTCTTGACTAACTCCAAATGATAACTTCAACGTTTGCTGCACCTAAAATCATATTTTAAATTAGATCATAAAACACAAAACCAACCTTTACCAAATTATCAAATTTTATTCTCAAACACTAATTTTCAACacatattaaaaataaaaaacaatacAAATTAATCATAATTTTCATCACTTGACAACAATACAACACTGATGAACTAGACAGTGACATACAAACCATGAAAGCACATAACAGTATTTGCTAATAACTTCAATCAGTGTTGGATTTTGTTAAGTTATTATTTTTCTTAATCTTTTCCACCATCTTCTCTCTGACAAGCCTCCTCATTATTTTACCAGAAGGTGACTTTGGTATAGCTTCCACAAAGTGCACCACTCTCACTTTCTTGTAATGAGCAGCATTAGAAGCCACAAATTTCATAATGTCCTCTTCACTCTCTTTTGCACCTTTGCTCAAAACAACACTTGCAGCTGGAATTTCACCCGCCTCTTCATCCGGCAATCTGAACAGTCACGGCACGAAACAACATAGCGTTGAAGTATTTTTTAATAACATTTAAACTCAATCTTAAAACTGATTATCGCGGTTACTTACGGTACGACCGCTGCGTCTTCGACCGATGAATGAGACAGCAAAATAGCCTCTAGTTCCGCAGGAGCAACCTGCATTCATCCGAAAAAGGCCTTTATCAGACACTTATATATAGTTGGTTGAATCCATGACACGTAGAAAATGAGTCTACTCATCCTACGTGACATGAATTCAACTAACAATAAACATTTAAGATCGATAACTTACTTGGAAGCCTTTATATTTAATCAACTCTTTGATACGATCAACGATAAAAACATTTTCTTCATCGTCTATGAATCCAACGTCACCGGTGTGAAGCCATCCATTCTTGTCAATAGTCTGAGCAGTCTCATCATCTTGCTTATAGTAACCTAACAAATACAAACACAAACAATTTGCATCATATAACTTCATATTAATTTTAAACATTGTGATTGTTTATGAGCAAAACTTTATCTTCATTTTTCATTACCTTGCATTACACATTGGCTTCTTACACAAAGTTCCCCTGGTGTGTTCCTTGGGAGGGACTTACCTGTCTCAGGATCAATGAATTTGacttccaaatttggaagaaTGAAACCAACTGAATTTTTATTTGTATTTCCACTTTTCTTTTGTGCAAATGTAAGTGTAATGCAACTATGCTCAGTTAGTCCATATGCCTGCAAAACAAAAACTAGCATCTCAGGAACATAAACTATACCTATGCACAAAGCCGTCTTTCAGAACGTGCAAGACAGACTACTACACATAACCATCTTTGAAACCGTGTAACGTGCAAGACAGACTCCTACACATAATCATCTTTGAAACCGTGTAAGACAGACTACCGCATAGGACCCAAAATTTACTACAGTTAAACCTTAATTAAAAGGGGTTTCATAAAATATTTGTCATTATTGAAACATGACAAAATAGAGGCCAACTTTGTTTTTCCACAGTAAAACCTACGCAGGGTCTCTGAAAACTGAAAAAGACGGTTCtgtgaaaaatattttagaaGGATGAAATGACAACCTCTTGAACAAGGACACCAGGAAACTTGTGTTCGAAGGAAGTAAGCAATTCCGGTGCAAGTGGTGCTGCAGCAGTCATCACAGCTTGAAGCTTAAGCTTACTAAGATCAAATTCATCCACAATAGGATTTTTAACCAATCCAAGAATTATAGGTGGAACAATAGGTGCAAATGTAACCTCATGCTTAATCAAAGCATTCAAAAATGACTTCAAATCAAATCTTCCCATCACCACAACTTTTCCTTTGTTCCTTATAGTTGCACAACAAATTCCGGTGATGCCATAAATATGAAAAAATGGAATCAACCCTAATGTGGTAACTTTACCGATCATTTCTGGCACTACAGCAAAAAGTGTAGAGCAAAGATTTGCTACAAGGTTTCTGTGTGTGAGCATCACTCCCTTCGACATTCCGGTAGTGCCAGACGAGAATGGCATGGCGCATAGATCGTTTTGGTGAATCGGTTCTTTCATTTGATCATCACCTGCCCTGTCTGCTGCCTCAAGAAGGTTCTTCCAGTTCATTGCATCTTCAACAAGTTCGTCGTCTAAGACAATGACAGGTAGCCCTAGACTTTTCACCTGCATAATTTTCAATTAGAATGAAGAATGTGATAGTAAATTTTCGTAACACAATCGTTATTCCGTCTTTGAAGACATATAACACGGCCTAAAATTACACTACAGTCAAATCAGTGGCAAAATAGGATCTCTATTTGTTTTGCCACAACAGAGCCTGCAAAAACTTAAGACGACTCTGATTAAAAACATTTTGAAATAGTTACCTTTTCAAAGGTTGCACTATTTGTGACAATCAACTTTGCATCAGCAGACTCAACTTGTTTCTTAATTTCTGAAGTATGTGAAGTTGGATTTGCACCAGAGAACACACCACCAGAAGCCATAATCCCCAAAGCAACAATAGCATACTCAACAACATTTGGAAGAACAACAATCACAACATTCCCTTTTCTCAAACCAAGAGACCTTAAAGCCTTTGAAAATCTATATATGTCTCTAGCAACCTCATTATAAGTCACCTCCTTTCCACTCTCAGCATCCACAAATGCAACCTTATCACCATAAAATTCAGTATTTTGGAGCACGAATTCGGGTAATGTCACGTTTTCAGGTACCGGAACGGGCGAATATTGGCTACGGAAAATGTGTTCATTGTCTTCTACATGATTTTCAATGTAAGTTCCCATGTTGAGTATGTTAAGTACTTGAAATTGTGGATAGTAATTGAGAAGGATGAAGTTAAATAATGAAGTTGAGAGTTATGTGAGTTTATATTGAAAAGTTTTAGTCATTAGTCATACTTTTTGTATGGTTTGAGGTTAGAAAAGATGCAAGTGAAATGCATTGAAAATTTGTTGGTGAGTTTTTGTTGAATCATGTTATTAACAAAGGCTAACTATAATGTTTTGGTTCTTATCCACTTCAATGTGACATTTTATTTGTGACTTTTTTAACTCGTGCCCTAGCATTTCCAAACTAACATCTTCTTCAAATCAAAGCTTACTGAAAATTAAGCTCGTATGACTATCGTAACAATATTTGTCAGAATTTCCAAACTAACAAAGTAAAAGCAAAAGATTGAGGGCCCGTTTGAATGAGTTTTactttttagtttttaaaaactattttaaaaattaattttaaaaaaccagttttgaagaaaaaacatgtttgataatctaatttttaaaaattgttttaaagTTGAACAATGTTACAAATTTGTCATTGATGAATATAGTATCA containing:
- the LOC127084730 gene encoding 4-coumarate--CoA ligase-like 1; its protein translation is MGTYIENHVEDNEHIFRSQYSPVPVPENVTLPEFVLQNTEFYGDKVAFVDAESGKEVTYNEVARDIYRFSKALRSLGLRKGNVVIVVLPNVVEYAIVALGIMASGGVFSGANPTSHTSEIKKQVESADAKLIVTNSATFEKVKSLGLPVIVLDDELVEDAMNWKNLLEAADRAGDDQMKEPIHQNDLCAMPFSSGTTGMSKGVMLTHRNLVANLCSTLFAVVPEMIGKVTTLGLIPFFHIYGITGICCATIRNKGKVVVMGRFDLKSFLNALIKHEVTFAPIVPPIILGLVKNPIVDEFDLSKLKLQAVMTAAAPLAPELLTSFEHKFPGVLVQEAYGLTEHSCITLTFAQKKSGNTNKNSVGFILPNLEVKFIDPETGKSLPRNTPGELCVRSQCVMQGYYKQDDETAQTIDKNGWLHTGDVGFIDDEENVFIVDRIKELIKYKGFQVAPAELEAILLSHSSVEDAAVVPLPDEEAGEIPAASVVLSKGAKESEEDIMKFVASNAAHYKKVRVVHFVEAIPKSPSGKIMRRLVREKMVEKIKKNNNLTKSNTD